A part of Quatrionicoccus australiensis genomic DNA contains:
- the ampD gene encoding 1,6-anhydro-N-acetylmuramyl-L-alanine amidase AmpD, whose product MRPWRGGGWLAGVRQVFSPNFGSRPDGGEVSLIVIHNISLPPNEFGGDWVARFFLNQLDPAAHPYFAEIAGQQVSAHFYVRRDGQIVQFVDCDRRAWHAGRSTWLERENCNDYSVGIELEGADAVPYTAAQYGALRELIDALQARYPITAVAGHCHVAPGRKSDPGPAFDWRFIRQHWPALALPAEVGA is encoded by the coding sequence ATGAGGCCGTGGCGTGGTGGTGGTTGGCTGGCCGGGGTGCGGCAGGTATTTTCGCCGAATTTTGGCAGTCGACCGGATGGCGGCGAGGTTTCCCTGATCGTCATTCACAACATCAGCTTGCCGCCGAACGAATTTGGTGGCGACTGGGTGGCGCGCTTTTTCCTCAATCAGCTCGATCCGGCGGCGCATCCGTATTTTGCGGAAATCGCCGGACAGCAGGTGTCGGCGCACTTTTACGTGCGCCGTGACGGACAGATCGTGCAGTTTGTCGATTGTGACCGGCGCGCCTGGCATGCCGGACGGTCGACCTGGCTGGAACGGGAAAATTGCAATGATTACTCGGTCGGTATCGAACTCGAGGGCGCTGATGCGGTGCCTTACACCGCGGCGCAATATGGTGCCTTGCGCGAACTGATCGATGCCTTGCAGGCGCGTTATCCGATCACGGCGGTGGCCGGGCATTGCCATGTCGCGCCGGGACGCAAAAGCGATCCCGGCCCGGCCTTCGACTGGCGTTTTATCCGGCAGCATTGGCCGGCGCTCGCCTTACCGGCCGAAGTAGGCGCCTAG
- a CDS encoding sigma-54-dependent transcriptional regulator gives MSLVNGERRPRGELARVLVVDDEPDIRELIDLTLARMGLVAECVGTVGEARQALAAERFQLCLTDMRLPDGDGLEIVRCITEQHAQTPVAVITAFGSAENAVAALKAGAFDYLAKPVGLDQLRTLVKSALRLPDVGAVNDDPLQSLIGDSPSMQQVRAMIEKLARSQAPVYISGESGSGKELAARLIHLRSARSAGAFVPVNCGAIPENLMESEFFGYRKGAFTGADSDRDGFFQAASGGTLFLDEVADLPLLMQVKLLRAIQEKRVRKVGSVTEEPVDVRIICATHRNLRECVDKGSFRQDLYYRLNVIELRMPPLRERLEDIEPLVAAILQRLFGEAGPQLTAGAFKALGLYPFPGNVRELENILERATALCSGEVIEAADLHLEPEEMCGESLGRGSETLDDYLGRLERQAILEALQKTDGNRTAAARLLGVTFRSMRYRLERLGIE, from the coding sequence GTGTCACTAGTAAATGGAGAACGACGTCCGCGTGGCGAGCTGGCCCGGGTTCTGGTCGTCGATGATGAACCCGACATCCGCGAACTGATCGATCTGACGCTGGCGCGCATGGGGCTGGTGGCGGAATGTGTGGGCACGGTCGGCGAAGCGCGTCAGGCGCTGGCGGCAGAACGTTTCCAGCTTTGTTTGACGGACATGCGCCTGCCGGATGGTGACGGGCTGGAAATCGTGCGCTGCATCACCGAGCAGCATGCGCAGACGCCGGTGGCGGTGATCACCGCCTTTGGCAGTGCGGAAAATGCAGTTGCGGCACTCAAGGCGGGAGCATTCGACTATCTCGCCAAGCCGGTCGGGCTGGATCAGCTGCGCACCCTGGTCAAGTCGGCCTTGCGCTTGCCGGATGTCGGGGCGGTCAATGATGATCCGCTGCAGTCGCTGATCGGCGATTCGCCGAGCATGCAGCAGGTGCGGGCGATGATCGAAAAACTGGCGCGCAGCCAGGCCCCTGTCTATATTTCCGGCGAGTCGGGGAGCGGCAAGGAGTTGGCGGCGCGTCTGATCCATTTGCGTAGTGCGCGTAGCGCCGGCGCCTTCGTGCCGGTCAACTGCGGTGCAATCCCGGAAAACCTGATGGAAAGCGAGTTTTTCGGTTATCGCAAAGGCGCGTTCACCGGGGCCGACAGCGATCGTGACGGCTTTTTTCAGGCCGCCAGTGGCGGTACGCTGTTTCTCGACGAGGTCGCCGATCTGCCGCTGCTGATGCAGGTCAAGCTGCTGCGTGCGATCCAGGAAAAGCGCGTGCGCAAGGTTGGCAGCGTCACCGAGGAGCCGGTGGATGTCCGCATCATCTGTGCGACGCACCGCAATTTGCGGGAGTGCGTCGACAAGGGGAGCTTCCGTCAGGATTTGTATTACCGCCTGAATGTCATCGAGCTGCGCATGCCGCCGCTGCGCGAGCGTCTGGAGGACATCGAGCCGCTCGTTGCGGCCATCTTGCAGCGCCTGTTTGGCGAGGCCGGGCCGCAACTGACGGCGGGTGCATTCAAGGCGCTCGGACTCTATCCATTCCCCGGCAATGTGCGCGAACTGGAGAATATTCTCGAGCGGGCGACCGCGCTTTGTTCCGGCGAGGTCATCGAGGCGGCCGACCTGCATCTCGAGCCGGAGGAAATGTGCGGTGAAAGTCTCGGCCGCGGCAGCGAGACGCTTGATGATTATCTTGGCCGCCTGGAGCGCCAGGCCATCCTTGAGGCGCTGCAGAAGACCGATGGCAACCGGACGGCGGCGGCTCGCCTGCTCGGTGTCACCTTCCGCTCGATGCGTTACCGGCTCGAACGGCTGGGCATCGAATGA
- a CDS encoding sensor histidine kinase produces the protein MTDWLSTTWEANWRPFQYFNLYRLVLAGLFFLAILLPHEWTARLDLAASGSLLALAIAYLFVILGGLFLSFHWQQHFNFQLSLQVVVDVVVVSLFMYAAGGVGSGIGVLLLVSLAAASMVGRGRLVLFYAALATLGALLSQLYGVFARGFDPASIFQAGILSAGFFATAILARLLGQRVMINEDLARRRGVALENQSLISQRVVERMLDGILVLSRDGLVLRHNPMAISMLGIPLELSGALSRFVPALHVDLVAWVSGDGPETSLFVGGDGKELRARFERTSSSDGELLIFLEDVGRIKERAQQLKLASLGRLTASIAHEIRNPLSAISHAGELLREERRGEIQDRLLRILGDNIQRLDRIVTDVLQLGRQNRAEPELLVMSDFCTAFVESFAAAEGLAGDVLHLEIEADAMLCFDRAHLHQVLWNLLGNALRYSSRGAAAVRLLVCRGSMDGRVELHVRDDGPGVPEAVREQIFEPFFTTHTQGTGLGLFIARELCAANGASLELAPDQAGAHFILIGRNDTCH, from the coding sequence ATGACTGACTGGCTCTCGACCACTTGGGAAGCCAACTGGCGACCTTTCCAGTATTTCAACCTTTATCGCTTGGTGCTGGCGGGCTTGTTTTTCCTTGCCATTCTTTTGCCGCATGAATGGACCGCACGCCTTGATCTGGCAGCGAGCGGTTCCTTGCTGGCCCTGGCAATTGCTTATCTGTTCGTGATTCTGGGTGGCTTGTTCCTTTCCTTTCACTGGCAGCAGCACTTCAACTTCCAGCTTTCCCTGCAGGTGGTCGTCGATGTTGTTGTGGTCAGCCTGTTCATGTATGCGGCGGGGGGAGTCGGTAGCGGCATTGGTGTTCTGTTGCTGGTCTCGCTGGCGGCTGCGAGCATGGTTGGCCGTGGTCGGCTGGTTTTGTTTTATGCGGCACTGGCAACCCTGGGCGCCCTGCTTAGTCAGCTCTATGGCGTCTTTGCGCGCGGCTTCGATCCGGCCAGCATTTTTCAGGCAGGAATTCTTTCCGCCGGGTTCTTTGCGACCGCCATTCTGGCCCGGTTGCTTGGTCAGCGCGTGATGATCAACGAGGATCTGGCGCGTCGACGTGGCGTGGCTCTCGAAAATCAGAGCCTGATCAGCCAGCGGGTGGTCGAGCGGATGTTGGATGGCATTCTTGTGCTCAGTCGTGACGGGTTGGTGCTTCGGCATAATCCGATGGCGATCAGCATGCTCGGCATTCCACTGGAGTTGAGTGGGGCACTCTCCCGCTTTGTGCCGGCACTGCATGTGGATCTTGTTGCATGGGTTTCCGGCGACGGGCCGGAAACTTCGCTGTTTGTTGGCGGCGATGGCAAGGAATTGCGGGCCCGGTTTGAAAGGACTAGCAGTTCGGATGGCGAGCTGCTGATCTTTCTCGAAGATGTCGGGCGTATCAAGGAACGCGCCCAGCAATTGAAACTGGCCTCTTTGGGGCGGTTGACCGCCAGCATTGCGCATGAAATCCGTAACCCGCTGTCGGCGATCAGTCATGCCGGAGAGTTGTTGCGTGAGGAGCGGCGAGGTGAGATCCAGGATCGTTTGTTGCGCATTCTCGGTGACAATATTCAACGCCTCGACCGTATCGTCACCGATGTCTTGCAACTGGGGCGTCAGAACCGTGCCGAGCCCGAGTTGCTGGTGATGAGTGATTTTTGTACGGCTTTTGTCGAGAGTTTTGCGGCGGCGGAAGGTTTGGCGGGTGACGTCCTGCATCTGGAGATCGAGGCGGATGCCATGCTCTGCTTCGATCGCGCACATTTGCATCAGGTGCTCTGGAACCTGCTCGGTAATGCCTTGCGCTATTCCAGCCGCGGCGCGGCCGCGGTCCGTCTGCTTGTTTGCCGTGGCTCGATGGATGGGCGTGTGGAGTTGCATGTCAGGGATGATGGTCCCGGTGTGCCGGAGGCGGTGCGCGAGCAGATTTTCGAGCCCTTTTTCACGACCCATACCCAAGGCACGGGTCTTGGCTTGTTCATCGCGCGCGAGCTCTGTGCGGCCAATGGCGCCTCGCTCGAACTGGCTCCGGATCAAGCCGGCGCCCACTTTATTCTGATCGGGAGAAACGATACGTGTCACTAG
- a CDS encoding PP0621 family protein, with amino-acid sequence MKYLLLLALIGVIWWRWKKRHERPTRFERTADPKPENMVVCCHCGVHLPESDALNDGGQIFCGQAHLQAVRAKTRG; translated from the coding sequence ATGAAATACTTGTTACTTTTGGCCTTGATCGGCGTAATTTGGTGGCGCTGGAAAAAGCGTCATGAGCGCCCGACACGATTTGAGCGCACAGCCGACCCGAAGCCGGAGAATATGGTGGTCTGTTGCCATTGCGGCGTGCATCTTCCTGAAAGTGATGCCCTGAACGATGGCGGTCAAATATTTTGCGGTCAGGCGCACCTGCAGGCGGTTCGGGCGAAGACGCGCGGATGA
- the ispB gene encoding octaprenyl diphosphate synthase yields the protein MKAVDAVIRDRLHSDVVLVRQVAEYIINSGGKRMRPALVLLAAGALGYQGTQHHDMAAVVEFIHTATLLHDDVVDESALRRGRDTANAMFGNAASVLVGDFLYSRAFQMMVAVDDMRVMRVLSDATNIIAEGEVLQLMNCHDADVDEARYMQVIHYKTAKLFEAAAQLGAILGQASPQVEQAMAAYGMHLGTAFQLIDDVLDYSGDEADTGKHLGDDLAEGKPTLPLIYVMQHGTAEQAACVRKAIENGGREDFPAVMGAIRESGALEHARMRAKQEAELAREAISCLGASNYQKALLQLSFFAVERNH from the coding sequence ATGAAGGCCGTAGATGCGGTCATTCGCGACCGATTGCACTCCGATGTAGTGCTTGTCCGGCAGGTTGCTGAATACATTATCAACAGCGGCGGCAAACGCATGCGCCCGGCCTTGGTATTGTTGGCCGCCGGGGCGCTCGGCTACCAGGGAACGCAACATCACGACATGGCTGCCGTGGTCGAGTTCATCCACACCGCGACCTTGCTGCATGATGATGTTGTCGATGAATCGGCATTGCGGCGTGGACGCGATACGGCAAATGCCATGTTCGGCAATGCGGCCAGCGTTCTGGTCGGCGACTTTCTCTATTCACGCGCTTTCCAGATGATGGTTGCCGTTGACGACATGCGCGTCATGCGGGTGTTGTCGGACGCGACGAATATCATTGCCGAGGGTGAAGTCCTGCAATTGATGAATTGTCATGATGCCGATGTCGATGAGGCTCGCTACATGCAGGTCATTCATTACAAGACGGCCAAACTATTCGAAGCCGCTGCGCAACTGGGAGCCATTCTCGGTCAGGCCAGTCCGCAGGTTGAGCAAGCCATGGCGGCTTATGGCATGCATCTCGGGACTGCTTTCCAGCTGATTGACGATGTGCTCGATTATTCCGGTGATGAAGCCGATACCGGAAAGCATCTGGGGGATGATCTGGCCGAAGGCAAACCGACCCTGCCGCTGATCTATGTCATGCAGCATGGCACAGCGGAGCAAGCCGCATGTGTAAGAAAAGCCATTGAAAATGGTGGCCGCGAGGACTTTCCTGCGGTTATGGGTGCTATTCGTGAAAGCGGAGCACTGGAACATGCGCGTATGCGGGCAAAGCAGGAAGCAGAACTCGCAAGAGAAGCAATTTCTTGTCTGGGGGCTTCAAATTATCAAAAAGCTCTGCTACAATTGTCGTTCTTCGCGGTTGAGAGAAATCACTGA